A single Drechmeria coniospora strain ARSEF 6962 chromosome 03, whole genome shotgun sequence DNA region contains:
- a CDS encoding Serine/threonine-protein kinase domain protein, protein MDTPPGPATLPAVSSLRAQQSNPMERTISQDIREEREELREAVEQTQNTIVDLNLDGTIKWVSPSWTDVVGTPFESVSGIPISDLIVSENKTAFSDVVELMKRDDSRSYRISFAIHLGPLSMLQPIDCACNAPDSGPQIANLEAQGIIVYDSVSSEESHVSPHPNPTTPLRASLDAAVLTTYPKTMWMIRPWVPPQEVKIDLPGVIVDSLGSGAEVLASYLTQLAESDGRDAEPRDPPPPVLCRICERQIPPWWFEKHTDLCLQEHRAEMDVQMAQENLTEHRHAIVKVLDALEARKSRSTSGEQSAGPMAEYKGMPIGPPPSTQSSPGTSLARPRDGTGGFGHSRGRSFAIRRPQARIVELLMDLCDTAIEISGPAIKESTSQQNDGEIRTQSPQSESRISQVLQWHSPSSNTLEQEQGLSLLCADTERAARAKVDAVFRHRRIIEYAERIRIELAMLVQDCIEEALRKAARVAAGQLSDSSEEEGDVGQEDVREEYQDVTDDGEEVEGPRGRAEDDFARRSTNNPSALATALRQINISASPSRSRSRPTSFLASTRSSSPRECPTPRSHAEGGSGAHFPPREARRGSSLFYEAEVGDSGESLRSSSVASRGAQRTESPISEFGDLRRAASARRHNRRSLVIPGATSPRRQESPSRAMQPSSPLRIKPRMLPFSQEGLASPEGSPMFTSSEFSSPVSHPTRHHRRQSSAAISDLMGLRGPPSPRLGMSQPPPQQPRPAQPSIKDFEIIKPISKGAFGSVYLSKKKSTGEYFAIKVLKKADMVAKNQVGNVKAERAIMMWQGQSEFVAKLYWTFSSKDYLYLVMEYLNGGDCASLIKILGGLTEDWAKKYLGEVVLGVEHLHERDIIHRDLKPDNLLIDQKGHLKLTDFGLSRMGLVGRQKRALNSDAADTTPDLLRQGPFARSTSMASSRSASLDLHGHVHSPSTTPQMTPDIGSTGHPSYFSLACVPPEPRRVSSSHRSDSGGSEAMTHMLSSMTLNDTDPGAQPPRARMAPDDDAPAQGSPDIPAMNMNRLSLDTHARNPLPASKMMPPPMALFDPLDANRRFVGTPDYLAPETIKGDKQDETSDWWSVGCIMFEFLYGIPPFHASEAEKVFENILARNIQWPDESACEPVSDEAKDIINKLLCIDPKQRLGANQDEKFASGGMEIRSQAWFKDINWDTLVEDEAQFVPQPENLEDTEYFDARGAVLQSFAEELEDQPSPQSSAAGSDYPDRPHDALSRVRAQANSASRKLMPLHIPPHVRDPKLRRLSEPVATDDFGAFTFKNLPVLEKANKDVIQKLRADALAAQNKQPSVSPVTAGSATSPGASLDASPVLSTHVHRTISNAKAGNRPQSPSGFSHSNSSPSRASQPSSPLLVSFVAGQGADGRRKASSNSSSLSYQSTTLQPAAALDVLKAVPTLHKAATSISVSPIKGRGAAAMPLALSPQKLAAAPQVGGALSTGRSRSLTVGSQESNPSTSDALHRHRSRRSQIFDMSPSSSDNEGDKHNALLRVQRRRQSSRRLSQIAFDDGPTFRPLDVLICEDHPVSRMVMEKLLEKLRCRTISVANGSEAIRYSMSEIKFDAIFLEYKLPQINGADVARMIRETKNTNTHTPMVAITAYLKELQGPHHFDSLIEKPISSSKLTEVLRTLCQWRPDSPFRASSGPLPHPSIPIGLRKVPPRADDSPTSGISAFAGRQGSGAVSSREDSIGSSVFGDSEPSTMDGVSVAISRKGTGEWDETGLGINEADILTGAGPSSKGGPSFVAQHSSPGRMEAPPRPAEKGKPPMEGAEKQATTGTEAGDDKGDEGDATSDVPTRRNSKPLHGKAALPSSKLGIEMMRADSHDSVTMSSETTSEAVTQVATSPLQEAAAPLSEPVDDNAMGPPFNGGTFEVGATGKTEASDTPRQHGDT, encoded by the coding sequence ATGGACACGCCGCCCGGGCCTGCCACGTTGCCGGCCGTGTCCTCGCTGAGGGCCCAGCAGTCCAACCCCATGGAGAGGACCATCAGTCAGGACATTCGAGAAGAGCGAGAGGAGCTCCGCGAGGCCGTGGAGCAGACCCAAAacaccatcgtcgacctcAACCTGGATGGGACGATCAAATGGGTCAGCCCGTCGTGGACCGATGTCGTCGGCACGCCCTTTGAGAGCGTCAGCGGGATCCCAATATCGGATTTGATCGTCAGCGAAAACAAGACCGCCTTCTCCGACGTGGTCGAGTTGATGAAGCGAGATGATTCTCGGAGCTACCGAATCAGCTTCGCCATCCACCTAGGGCCGCTGTCCATGCTGCAACCGATCGACTGCGCTTGCAACGCCCCCGACTCGGGACCGCAAATCGCCAACCTCGAGGCGCAGGGGATCATCGTCTACGACAGTGTCTCCAGCGAGGAAAGCCACGTGAGCCCCCATCCCAACCCCACTACCCCCCTCCGTGCGTCCCTCGACGCAGCCGTGCTGACGACGTACCCAAAGACGATGTGGATGATCCGTCCGTGGGTGCCTCCGCAAGAGGTCAAGATCGACTTGCCCGGGGTCATCGTCGACTCCCTCGGCTCGGGTGCCGAGGTCCTCGCCAGCTATCTCACCCAGCTGGCCGAGtccgacggccgcgacgcgGAACCTCGGGACCCGCCCCCGCCCGTGCTCTGCCGCATATGCGAGCGTCAGATCCCTCCGTGGTGGTTCGAGAAGCACACCGACTTGTGTCTGCAGGAGCATCGCGCCGAGATGGATGTCCAGATGGCCCAGGAGAACTTGACCGAGCACCGCCACGCCATCGTCAAGGTGCTCGACGCCTTGGAGGCGCGCAAGAGCCGCTCCACGTCTGGCGAGCAGAGCGCCGGGCCCATGGCCGAGTACAAGGGCATGCCCATCGGACCGCCTCCGTCGACGCAGTCGTCCCCGGGGACTTCCCTGGCCCGTCCGCGGGATGGGaccggcggcttcggccaCTCCAGGGGTCGCTCGTTCGCGATCCGAAGGCCGCAAGCGCGCATCGTGGAGCTTCTCATGGACCTCTGCGACACTGCCATCGAAATCAGCGGCCCCGCGATCAAGGAGAGCACGTCGCAGCAGAACGACGGAGAGATTCGCACGCAGTCCCCGCAGTCCGAGTCGAGAATATCGCAGGTCCTGCAGTGGCACTCGCCGAGCTCCAACACCCTCGAGCAAGAGCAGGGCCTCTCCCTGCTCTGCGCCGACACCGAGAGGGCCGCCAGAGCCAAGGTGGATGCGGTGTTCCGCCATCGGCGCATCATCGAATACGCGGAACGAATCCGTATCGAGCTCGCCATGCTGGTGCAGGACTGCATCGAGGAGGCCCTGAGAAAGGCCGCTCGGGTCGCGGCCGGTCAGCTCAGCGACTcgtccgaggaggagggcgacgtcggccaggaGGACGTTCGCGAAGAATACCAGGACGTcacggacgacggcgaagaggtCGAAGGACCGCGCGGtcgtgccgaggacgacttTGCGAGGCGGTCGACCAACAACCCGTCGGCGCTGGCCACGGCCCTTCGCCAGATCAACATCTCGGCGAGCCCCAGCCGATCCAGGTCCCGCCCGACGTCCTTTCTCGCCTCGACCAGATCCAGCAGCCCGAGGGAATGCCCGACGCCGCGCTCGCACGCCGAAGGCGGGTCGGGGGCCCATTTTCCGCCCCGAGAGGCACGCAGAGGGTCCTCTTTGTTCTACGAGGCGGAGGTGGGCGACAGCGGAGAGAGCCTGCGGTCGTCCTCCGTCGCCTCTCGCGGCGCACAGCGGACGGAATCTCCCATCTCGGAATTCGGCGACCTCAGGCGTGCGGCGAGTGCGAGACGGCACAACCGTCGAAGCCTCGTCATTCCCGGGGCCACGTCCCCTCGCCGTCAGGAATCGCCGTCCCGCGCCAtgcagccgtcgtcgccgctgcggaTCAAACCAAGGATGCTCCCCTTCTCGCAGGAGGGGTTGGCGTCCCCCGAGGGCTCGCCCATGTTCACGAGCAGCGAGTTCAGCTCCCCCGTGTCCCACCCGACCAGGCATCACCGGAGGcagtcctcggccgccataTCGGATCTGATGGGCCTGCGAGGGCCGCCGTCCCCGCGGCTGGGCATGTCGCAGCCGCCTCCCCAGCAGCCACGACCGGCGCAGCCGTCGATCAAGGATTTCGAAATCATCAAGCCCATCAGCAAGGGGGCCTTTGGCAGCGTCTACCTGTCCAAGAAGAAATCCACGGGCGAGTACTTCGCCATCAAGGTTTTGAAAAAGGCCGACATGGTGGCCAAGAACCAAGTCGGAAACGTCAAGGCGGAGCGGGCCATCATGATGTGGCAGGGGCAGAGCGAGTTCGTCGCCAAGCTCTACTGGACATTCTCGAGCAAGGACTACCTCTACCTCGTCATGGAGTACCTGAACGGCGGCGACTGCGCCTCGCTCATCAAGATCCTGGGCGGGCTCACGGAGGACTGGGCGAAGAAGtacctcggcgaggtcgtgcTGGGCGTCGAGCACCTGCACGAGCGAGACATCATTCACCGCGACCTCAAGCCCGACAACCTGTTGATCGACCAGAAAGGCCACCTCAAGCTCACCGACTTTGGCCTGTCCCGAATGGGCCTGGTGGGCCGCCAAAAGCGTGCTCTGAACAGCGACGCGGCGGATACGACGCCGGACCTGCTGAGGCAAGGCCCGTTCGCCCGTTCCACGTCCATGGCTTCGTCTCGATCTGCCTCGCTTGATCTGCACGGCCACGTGCACTCGCCGAGCACGACGCCGCAGATGACGCCGGACATTGGCAGTACGGGCCACCCGTCCTACTTCAGCCTAGCCTGCGTGCCTCCGGAGCCTCGTCGGGTGTCCAGCAGCCATCGAAGCGACAGCGGTGGGAGCGAGGCCATGACGCACATGCTCTCTTCGATGACGCTGAACGACACCGATCCTGGCGCTCAGCCTCccagggcgaggatggccccggacgacgacgcgccgGCCCAGGGGTCGCCCGACATTCCGGCGATGAACATGAACAGGCTCAGCCTCGACACCCACGCGCGCAATCCGCTACCGGCGTCCAagatgatgccgccgcccatggcgCTCTTCGATCCCCTCGACGCCAATCGTCGCTTCGTCGGCACGCCCGACTACCTCGCGCCGGAGACCATCAAGGGAGACAAGCAGGACGAGACGAGCGATTGGTGGTCGGTGGGTTGCATCATGTTCGAGTTCCTGTACGGAATCCCCCCCTTTCACGCGAGCGAAGCCGAGAAGGTTTTCGAGAACATCCTGGCGCGCAATATTCAATGGCCCGACGAGTCCGCGTGCGAGCCGGTGTCCGACGAAGCCAAGGATATCATCAACAAGCTCCTCTGCATTGATCCCAAGCAGCGGCTCGGTGCCAACCAGGACGAGAAGTTTGCCTCGGGCGGCATGGAGATTCGCAGCCAGGCCTGGTTCAAGGACATCAACTGGGACACCttggtcgaggacgaggcccagTTCGTACCCCAGCCTGAAAACCTGGAAGACACCGAATACTTCGATGCGCGAGGCGCCGTCCTCCAATCTTTCGCCGAGGAGTTGGAGGACCAGCCATCGCCGCAGTCGTCTGCCGCGGGTTCTGATTACCCGGATCGACCGCACGACGCGCTGTCGCGGGTGAGAGCTCAGGCCAACTCCGCCAGTCGCAAGTTGATGCCCCTTCACATCCCGCCACACGTGCGAGACCCGAAGCTGAGGAGACTCAGCGAGCCTGTTGCGACGGATGACTTTGGGGCCTTCACCTTCAAGAACCTGCCGGTTCTGGAGAAGGCGAACAAGGATGTCATACAGAAGCTGAGGGCCGACGCCTTGGCCGCGCAGAACAAGCAGCCCTCCGTCAGTCCCGTCACGGCGGGCAGCGCGACGTCTCCCGGCGCGTCCCTCGATGCCAGCCCTGTGCTGTCCACGCACGTGCACAGGACCATCTCCAACGCCAAGGCGGGCAACCGGCCGCAGTCTCCGTCGGGTTTTAGCCACTCCAACTCGTCGCCGAGTCGGGCCTCGCAGccttcgtcgccgttgcTCGTCTCCTTCGTCGCCGGGCAAGGAGCGGATGGGCGAAGGAAGGCCTCGAGCAACTCGTCCAGCCTGTCGTATCAGTCGACGACCTTGCAGCCTGCCGCGGCGCTCGATGTCCTGAAGGCGGTGCCGACCCTCCACAAGGCCGCCACGTCGATTTCCGTGTCGCCCATCAAGGGCCGTGGAGCGGCGGCCATGCCCCTGGCGCTGTCGCCTCAGAAgctggccgccgcgccgcaaGTCGGTGGCGCACTGTCGACGGGGCGCTCGAGATCCTTGACGGTTGGCTCGCAGGAGTCGAACCCGTCGACGTCAGATGCTTTGCATCGTCACCGTAGCCGAAGAAGTCAAATATTCGACATgtctccgtcctcgtccgacaACGAGGGCGACAAGCACAACGCCCTGCTACGGGTGCAGCGACGCCGGCAGAGCTCGAGGCGGCTTTCGCAAATCGCATTCGACGACGGTCCTACGTTTAGGCCGCTGGACGTTTTGATCTGCGAGGACCATCCCGTTTCGAGGATGGTGATGGAAAAGCTGTTGGAAAAGCTGCGGTGCCGCACCATCTCGGTGGCCAACGGCTCCGAGGCCATACGCTACTCGATGAGCGAGATCAAGTTTGACGCCATCTTCTTGGAGTACAAGCTGCCGCAAATCAACGGGGCAGACGTCGCGCGCATGATTCGCGAGACGAAGAACACCAACACCCACACGCCGATGGTGGCCATCACGGCATACTTGAAGGAGTTGCAGGGGCCCCATCACTTTGACTCTCTGATCGAGAAGCCCATCAGCTCGTCCAAGCTGACGGAGGTGCTGCGCACCCTTTGCCAGTGGAGACCAGATTCGCCATTTCGGGCCTCCTCCGGCCCGCTGCCGCATCCCAGCATCCCCATCGGCCTTCGAAAGGTGCCTCCGCGAGCAGACGACAGCCCTACATCCGGCATCTCGGCCTTTGCGGGTCGTCAAGGATCAGGCGCCGTTTCGAGCCGAGAGGATTCCATCGGCTCGAGCGTCTTTGGAGACTCGGAACCCAGCACCATGGACGGGGTTTCCGTGGCCATCAGCCGCAAGGGGACCGGCGAATGGGACGAAACCGGGCTGGGGATCAACGAAGCGGACATCTTGACGGGCGCAGGACCGTCGTCCAAGGGGGGCCCATCCTTCGTAGCGCAGCACTCTTCGCCGGGGCGGATGGAAGCCCCCCCGCGGCCGGCGGAGAAGGGGAAGCCGCCGATGGAGGGCGCGGAGaagcaggcgacgacgggaacgGAGGCTGGCGATGACaagggtgacgagggcgacgcgaCGTCGGATGTGCCAACCCGTCGGAATAGCAAGCCCCTGCATGGCAAAGCGGCGTTGCCAAGCTCCAAGCTAGGGATTGAGATGATGCGAGCCGACAGCCACGACAGCGTGACGATGAGCTCGGAGACGACATCGGAGGCCGTGACGCAAGTCGCGACGAGTCCGTTGCAAGAAGCTGCAGCGCCCTTGTCGGAACCAGTCGACGACAACGCAATGGGCCCGCCTTTCAACGGCGGTACGTTTGAAGTCGGCGCGACGGGGAAGACGGAAGCGTCGGACACTCCGCGTCAGCATGGCGACACATGA